From a region of the Armatimonas rosea genome:
- a CDS encoding ABC transporter permease yields MMQHFLSDWYYLSIRNIKQIWRPVLALIPSLFIPIFFFAVNATSLQAFANAPGFPKGISYKDFIAPTAIFTAIFFSAGNAGIELVQDITSGYFKKLIIMPIHRLAIILGKLSEVAVQSVLQGSIVLVLLLLVGVHVKTGFLGVLAIFAMLVLFAMAWSCIGMIAALRTQNARLVQSMFTLVFPFLYVTTSQAPKELLPKTFALIASYNPVTYIIEGVRALVLSGWSDPAIGKGFVVAAVLFVLLVSAAVASFRKALK; encoded by the coding sequence ATGATGCAACACTTCCTCTCGGACTGGTACTACCTCTCGATCCGCAATATCAAGCAGATCTGGCGCCCCGTGCTGGCGCTGATTCCCTCGCTGTTTATCCCGATCTTCTTCTTTGCGGTCAACGCAACCTCGCTGCAGGCCTTCGCCAACGCGCCAGGCTTTCCCAAGGGCATCTCCTACAAAGACTTCATCGCCCCAACCGCCATCTTCACGGCGATCTTCTTCTCGGCGGGCAATGCGGGGATCGAGCTGGTGCAGGACATCACCAGTGGCTACTTCAAGAAGCTCATCATCATGCCCATCCACCGGCTGGCGATCATCTTGGGAAAGCTCAGCGAGGTGGCGGTGCAGTCCGTGCTGCAGGGAAGCATCGTCTTGGTGCTCTTGCTCCTGGTAGGGGTGCATGTCAAGACCGGGTTTCTGGGCGTCCTGGCGATCTTTGCGATGCTGGTTCTCTTTGCGATGGCCTGGAGCTGTATCGGGATGATCGCGGCGCTACGGACCCAGAACGCGCGGCTGGTGCAGAGCATGTTCACGCTGGTCTTTCCGTTTCTCTATGTCACGACCTCGCAGGCACCCAAGGAGCTCCTCCCCAAGACCTTTGCGCTAATCGCTAGCTACAACCCGGTGACCTACATCATTGAGGGCGTCCGCGCACTGGTGCTCTCCGGCTGGAGCGATCCGGCGATTGGGAAGGGTTTCGTGGTCGCGGCGGTGCTCTTTGTCCTCCTCGTGTCAGCGGCGGTTGCTTCGTTCCGCAAGGCCCTCAAGTAG
- a CDS encoding J domain-containing protein, which translates to MPALLPVPEPDYYALLGLLPAATQEEITACLWERLREVHPDLYPSPENRAAFDLLLKARATLTDPEKRQRYHIQQAFAPLHNRYCLHQSKLSIVQRHVQYWQGEVYLLDGSDVFDRTAFKLRAYQDWPNMGNYRDPSTSWEMLRDVLTDSLHERSGLVVLVWTEAQNMLLRGLDDLLTAHTVLRDVVVSVNQNQETLVNAHFLLIGTGHNFPKSLG; encoded by the coding sequence ATGCCAGCTCTCTTGCCTGTTCCCGAGCCCGACTACTACGCACTCCTTGGTCTCTTGCCCGCCGCCACGCAAGAAGAGATCACAGCGTGTCTGTGGGAGCGCTTGCGCGAAGTGCATCCTGATCTCTATCCCTCGCCAGAGAACCGTGCGGCATTCGATCTGCTCTTAAAAGCCCGCGCCACTCTCACTGACCCTGAGAAGCGCCAACGGTACCATATTCAACAGGCCTTTGCCCCACTTCATAATCGCTACTGCCTCCATCAATCAAAGCTCTCGATCGTGCAGCGACATGTCCAGTACTGGCAAGGAGAGGTGTATCTTCTCGATGGCAGCGATGTCTTTGATCGAACCGCATTTAAGCTCCGCGCCTACCAAGACTGGCCAAATATGGGAAACTACCGCGACCCTAGCACCAGCTGGGAGATGTTGCGCGATGTCCTGACGGACTCGCTACACGAGCGCTCTGGGCTGGTTGTTCTGGTTTGGACTGAGGCGCAGAATATGTTGCTCCGTGGGCTGGACGATTTACTGACGGCACACACGGTACTGCGCGACGTTGTTGTCAGTGTCAACCAAAACCAAGAGACTCTTGTAAATGCCCACTTCTTACTGATCGGTACAGGGCATAACTTTCCAAAGTCTTTGGGGTGA
- a CDS encoding ABC transporter ATP-binding protein, whose translation MSDPIIDVRDLYKEYPSGTKAVNGVTFSVKKGEFFGFLGPNGAGKSTTMNMLVNLVKKTRGTITIDGFQIDENPDEVYKRVGFAMQEVGLDETATAREMLQLHGRLYHMPKREIDEQIARLLKLVELEKVADRYTSTYSGGMRRRFDLALALMHKPSVLFLDEPTTGLDPHARQLIWSHLRELNREGMTIFLTTHFMDEAEALCERICIMDAGKIVTEGTVPELLEKHSAKTLEQVFLSTTGSNLGNEEANLNASDPYARNRKS comes from the coding sequence ATGAGCGACCCGATTATCGATGTGCGAGACCTGTACAAGGAGTATCCCAGCGGCACGAAAGCTGTCAACGGGGTGACCTTCTCCGTGAAAAAAGGGGAGTTCTTTGGGTTTCTGGGCCCCAATGGCGCGGGCAAGTCCACGACCATGAACATGCTGGTGAACTTGGTGAAGAAGACCCGCGGGACGATCACCATCGACGGTTTCCAGATCGACGAGAACCCGGATGAGGTCTACAAGCGGGTAGGGTTTGCGATGCAGGAGGTGGGGCTGGACGAGACCGCCACCGCGCGCGAGATGCTCCAGCTACACGGCCGGCTCTACCACATGCCCAAGCGGGAGATCGACGAGCAGATCGCACGGCTCCTGAAGCTGGTGGAGCTGGAGAAAGTGGCGGATCGGTACACCTCGACCTACTCCGGCGGGATGCGTCGCCGCTTCGATCTGGCGCTCGCGCTCATGCACAAGCCGTCGGTGCTGTTTCTCGATGAGCCCACCACCGGCCTCGATCCCCACGCGCGCCAGCTGATCTGGAGCCACCTGCGCGAGCTCAACCGGGAGGGGATGACGATCTTCTTGACGACACACTTCATGGACGAGGCCGAGGCGCTTTGTGAGCGTATCTGCATCATGGACGCCGGCAAGATTGTCACGGAGGGGACGGTGCCGGAGCTGCTGGAAAAACACAGCGCCAAGACCCTGGAGCAGGTCTTTCTCTCGACCACAGGGAGCAACCTGGGCAACGAGGAGGCGAACCTCAACGCCAGCGACCCCTACGCGCGGAACCGAAAATCATGA